The following are from one region of the Colias croceus chromosome 4, ilColCroc2.1 genome:
- the LOC123691062 gene encoding plasma membrane ascorbate-dependent reductase CYBRD1-like isoform X7 — protein MARKNLPQRSRSYDSDDEERGACEWCEYALVITLATILLIGVSALTVFWMVYYREGYGWADDIPEKQFNLHPTLSIAGFITFCGFSVLLFRICRCFRRIYVKLLHAIFHALAFPCIVISFLAVLDFHNKKGINNFYSLHSWIGFVAMGLFGLQYAVGFFSFLLLLICSKGTASFRASLVPVHAAFGVLTFVLGVCACLTGLTEKALFTLGNSTILGEFRSETYSTLPPEGIVINAIGISVVAVAILVLYTVRGTGGYRLRKVAQHPS, from the exons ACAACGTAGCCGTTCGTACGACTCCGACGACGAAGAGAGGGGAGCATGCGAGTGGTGCGAGTACGCCCTGGTGATCACACTAGCGACCATTCTGCTGATCGGGGTGTCCGCGCTGACCGTCTTCTGGATGGTCTACTACCGCGAGGGCTATGGCTGGGCCGACGACATACCGGAGAAACAATTCAACCTGCACCCGACGCTGTCGATCGCTGGCTTCATCACTTTCTGCGGATTCT CGGTATTGCTGTTCCGCATCTGCCGGTGCTTCAGGAGGATCTATGTGAAGCTGCTTCACGCGATATTCCACGCTCTAGCGTTCCCTTGCATTGTGATTAGCTTTCTGGCAGTCCTCGACTTCCACAATAAGAAAGGCATCAACAATTTCTACTCGCTGCATAGCTGGATCGGATTTGTTGCTATGGGATTGTTTGGATTACAG TACGCAGTAGGATTCTTCAGTTTCCTCCTGCTGCTGATATGTAGCAAGGGCACGGCGTCGTTCCGCGCGTCGCTGGTGCCCGTGCACGCTGCGTTCGGCGTGCTCACCTTCGTGCTCGGCGTTTGCGCGTGTCTCACCGGTCTTACTGAGAAGGCTCTTTTCACTCTTGG TAACTCTACAATCCTGGGAGAGTTCAG GAGCGAGACGTACTCCACGCTGCCGCCAGAGGGCATTGTTATCAACGCAATCGGCATTTCCGTGGTCGCAGTCGCCATACTTGTGCTGTACACCGTGCGCGGCACCGGCGGCTACCGCCTGCGCAAAGTCGCGCAACATCCCAGCTAA
- the LOC123691062 gene encoding plasma membrane ascorbate-dependent reductase CYBRD1-like isoform X6 has protein sequence MRQRYQVKQQRSRSYDSDDEERGACEWCEYALVITLATILLIGVSALTVFWMVYYREGYGWADDIPEKQFNLHPTLSIAGFITFCGFSVLLFRICRCFRRIYVKLLHAIFHALAFPCIVISFLAVLDFHNKKGINNFYSLHSWIGFVAMGLFGLQYAVGFFSFLLLLICSKGTASFRASLVPVHAAFGVLTFVLGVCACLTGLTEKALFTLGNSTILGEFRSETYSTLPPEGIVINAIGISVVAVAILVLYTVRGTGGYRLRKVAQHPS, from the exons ACAACGTAGCCGTTCGTACGACTCCGACGACGAAGAGAGGGGAGCATGCGAGTGGTGCGAGTACGCCCTGGTGATCACACTAGCGACCATTCTGCTGATCGGGGTGTCCGCGCTGACCGTCTTCTGGATGGTCTACTACCGCGAGGGCTATGGCTGGGCCGACGACATACCGGAGAAACAATTCAACCTGCACCCGACGCTGTCGATCGCTGGCTTCATCACTTTCTGCGGATTCT CGGTATTGCTGTTCCGCATCTGCCGGTGCTTCAGGAGGATCTATGTGAAGCTGCTTCACGCGATATTCCACGCTCTAGCGTTCCCTTGCATTGTGATTAGCTTTCTGGCAGTCCTCGACTTCCACAATAAGAAAGGCATCAACAATTTCTACTCGCTGCATAGCTGGATCGGATTTGTTGCTATGGGATTGTTTGGATTACAG TACGCAGTAGGATTCTTCAGTTTCCTCCTGCTGCTGATATGTAGCAAGGGCACGGCGTCGTTCCGCGCGTCGCTGGTGCCCGTGCACGCTGCGTTCGGCGTGCTCACCTTCGTGCTCGGCGTTTGCGCGTGTCTCACCGGTCTTACTGAGAAGGCTCTTTTCACTCTTGG TAACTCTACAATCCTGGGAGAGTTCAG GAGCGAGACGTACTCCACGCTGCCGCCAGAGGGCATTGTTATCAACGCAATCGGCATTTCCGTGGTCGCAGTCGCCATACTTGTGCTGTACACCGTGCGCGGCACCGGCGGCTACCGCCTGCGCAAAGTCGCGCAACATCCCAGCTAA
- the LOC123691062 gene encoding plasma membrane ascorbate-dependent reductase CYBRD1-like isoform X5: MRSSVPFKIYIPLIGKYLTFLIEDHKHRQRSRSYDSDDEERGACEWCEYALVITLATILLIGVSALTVFWMVYYREGYGWADDIPEKQFNLHPTLSIAGFITFCGFSVLLFRICRCFRRIYVKLLHAIFHALAFPCIVISFLAVLDFHNKKGINNFYSLHSWIGFVAMGLFGLQYAVGFFSFLLLLICSKGTASFRASLVPVHAAFGVLTFVLGVCACLTGLTEKALFTLGNSTILGEFRSETYSTLPPEGIVINAIGISVVAVAILVLYTVRGTGGYRLRKVAQHPS, from the exons ACAACGTAGCCGTTCGTACGACTCCGACGACGAAGAGAGGGGAGCATGCGAGTGGTGCGAGTACGCCCTGGTGATCACACTAGCGACCATTCTGCTGATCGGGGTGTCCGCGCTGACCGTCTTCTGGATGGTCTACTACCGCGAGGGCTATGGCTGGGCCGACGACATACCGGAGAAACAATTCAACCTGCACCCGACGCTGTCGATCGCTGGCTTCATCACTTTCTGCGGATTCT CGGTATTGCTGTTCCGCATCTGCCGGTGCTTCAGGAGGATCTATGTGAAGCTGCTTCACGCGATATTCCACGCTCTAGCGTTCCCTTGCATTGTGATTAGCTTTCTGGCAGTCCTCGACTTCCACAATAAGAAAGGCATCAACAATTTCTACTCGCTGCATAGCTGGATCGGATTTGTTGCTATGGGATTGTTTGGATTACAG TACGCAGTAGGATTCTTCAGTTTCCTCCTGCTGCTGATATGTAGCAAGGGCACGGCGTCGTTCCGCGCGTCGCTGGTGCCCGTGCACGCTGCGTTCGGCGTGCTCACCTTCGTGCTCGGCGTTTGCGCGTGTCTCACCGGTCTTACTGAGAAGGCTCTTTTCACTCTTGG TAACTCTACAATCCTGGGAGAGTTCAG GAGCGAGACGTACTCCACGCTGCCGCCAGAGGGCATTGTTATCAACGCAATCGGCATTTCCGTGGTCGCAGTCGCCATACTTGTGCTGTACACCGTGCGCGGCACCGGCGGCTACCGCCTGCGCAAAGTCGCGCAACATCCCAGCTAA
- the LOC123691063 gene encoding NCK-interacting protein with SH3 domain, translating into MLSVPRFLILFYLNTTLKLLNQIKNNKQLSIITSDELGHTVDLELAIMGDGQNMDDLEMLKSLYDFEATLAKTLSFCEGEYFYLQQTNTKQRNWWHVINRKGQVGFVPSNYVAAVKVDPEFFLGFLSDCIKNVNDTTMAQKQELLARLSEKKKQIQVLVKPHKKQQAPKPPPRLDDSTPPNGVSPSFDLRPVVSQQHLSEERDSPTRSLNSSAKDDDEKRKDSMIKSTSNQVSSDTDNQDDSQDSSESIKPNAIYEIVQAVRRETQLSHEMSRVAVETVLISLREFLPGGAARSIIDALLREANSNITCPKNAIDAAPDALRMMTALNSLSKAANDAQQRGWALHDDAHDIQTQLLELISVMSNADVNISQHVLSSHRYAYVSTLVQYYQMETRWPLRQLLLQAFGVMCGLERTALATLALSALPAEIARDMRDNPRAVSRLSHSALLLSMVLSMGDRLPITHFEQLGVEFAQFLLELIESPPETDVDEQIPDLFLTLLLAYNLQFDNPFENILLNALETMDNAKTFCEKILLLLNREEDPVRIFDHEPAPTHSVLKLVIDLFSRKKTADHFYTNDVKVAIDIIVRQLADLSPGDPRRQQYLKVLQGIIRNTEYGTHLHRRDDLLRCFARIFCEEGDSSREDQALVRAISNEFPQFFKA; encoded by the exons ATGTTATCGGTACCTagatttcttatattattctatttgAATACCACACTGAAATTATTgaaccaaataaaaaataataagcaaCTCAGTATAATAACGAGTGATGAATTAGGACATACAGTGGATTTGGAACTGGCCATCATGGGTGACGGACAAAATATGG ATGACTTGGAAATGCTCAAATCCCTTTACGATTTCGAGGCGACTTTAGCGAAAACGTTAAGTTTCTGTGAGGGTGAATATTTCTATCTTCAGCAAACTAATACTAAACAGAGGAATTGGTGGCATGTAATTAATAGGAAAGGTCAAGTTGGTTTTGTACCATCTAACTATGTGGCTGCAGTCAAG GTTGATCCAGAGTTCTTCTTGGGATTTCTGAGTGATTGTATAAAGAATGTGAATGACACAACAATGGCACAAAAGCAGGAATTATTAGCTAGATTGAGTgagaaaaagaaacaaatacaAGTATTGGTGAAGCCTCATAAAAAGCAACAAGCCCCAAAGCCTCCACCGCGTTTAGATGACAGCACACCTCCCAATGGAGTGTCTCCATCATTTGATCTTCGCCCAGTTGTTTCCCAGCAACACCTTTCAGAGGAAAGAGATTCACCAACAAGATCTCTAAACAGCAGTGCAAaag ATGACgatgaaaaaagaaaagattcAATGATCAAATCAACTTCCAACCAAGTATCATCTGATACTGACAACCAAGATGACAGTCAGGATAGTAGCGAGAGCATAAAGCCCAATGCAATTTATGAGATTGTGCAGGCCGTTCGACGGGAGACGCAGCTTAGCCATGAAATGTCCAGAGTGGCTGTGGAGACTGTTCTCATTTCTCTGCGG gAATTTCTTCCCGGTGGTGCGGCAAGATCAATTATTGATGCGCTACTCCGAGAAGCGAATAGCAACATCACATGCCCAAAGAATGCTATAGACGCCGCTCCCGACGCATTGCGAATGATGACGGCACTAAACTCCTTGTCGAAAGCCGCGAATGACGCGCAGCAGAGAGGATGGGCGTTGCATGACGATGCACATGATATTCAGACACAGCTGCTAGAATTGATATCTGTGATG TCCAACGCAGACGTGAACATATCGCAGCATGTGTTGAGCAGCCATCGGTATGCCTATGTGTCAACCCTTGTGCAGTATTACCAGATGGAAACTCGCTGGCCTCTTAGGCAACTATTGctacag GCGTTCGGCGTAATGTGTGGTCTGGAACGCACCGCATTAGCGACACTCGCTCTATCAGCTTTACCCGCGGAAATAGCGCGTGACATGCGCGACAACCCACGGGCCGTCAGCCGCCTGTCACACTCCGCGTTATTGTTGTCTATGGTGCTGTCCATGGGCGATCGCTTGCCGATCACGCACTTTg AACAACTCGGCGTCGAATTCGCCCAATTCCTTCTAGAACTGATCGAAAGTCCACCAGAGACAGATGTAGATGAGCAGATACCAGACTTGTTCCTCACTCTGCTCCTCGCATACAACTTGCAGTTCGATAATCCCTTCGAGAACATTCTACTGAATGCGCTCGAGACAATGGACAACGCTAAAACCTTCTGTGAGAAGATTCTGCTGTTGCTCAACCGTGAGG AGGATCCCGTCCGCATATTCGACCACGAGCCTGCGCCCACGCACTCAGTGCTCAAACTAGTGATAGATCTCTTCAGTCGCAAGAAAACAGCCGACCATTTCTACACTAATGACGTCAAAGTCGCCATTGATATTATCGTGCGACAGTTGGCCGACTTGTCGCCAGGGGATCCG CGACGTCAACAATACCTAAAAGTGCTCCAAGGCATAATCCGCAACACAGAGTATGGAACACACTTGCACCGTCGCGACGATCTCTTGCGATGTTTTGCGAGAATCTTCTGCGAAGAAGGAGATAGTAGCCGGGAAGATCAAGCTTTAGTAAGGGCTATTTCCAACGAATTCCCACAGTTCTTCAAGGCCTAG